The proteins below are encoded in one region of Pseudomonas sp. SCB32:
- a CDS encoding cupin domain-containing protein, whose translation MPAATSLKFLFTGLALALSLPVFAQGTGAETVTVQQEHKMPDAAGKKGLMITVSYAPGQASGAHVHSGSVFAYVLEGAVISQLEGHKPVTYQAGQSWYEAPNTPHLVSRNASNQKPAKLLVWMLLDEQAPVLTPLKQ comes from the coding sequence ATGCCCGCAGCCACTTCCCTGAAATTCCTGTTCACCGGCCTCGCCCTGGCCCTGAGCCTGCCGGTCTTCGCCCAAGGCACCGGCGCCGAGACGGTCACCGTCCAGCAGGAACACAAGATGCCCGACGCGGCGGGCAAGAAGGGCCTGATGATCACCGTCTCCTACGCGCCGGGGCAGGCATCCGGCGCCCACGTGCACAGCGGCTCGGTGTTCGCCTATGTGCTCGAAGGCGCGGTGATCTCCCAGCTGGAGGGGCATAAGCCGGTGACCTACCAGGCCGGCCAGTCCTGGTACGAGGCGCCGAACACGCCGCACCTGGTCTCGCGCAACGCCAGCAACCAGAAGCCGGCCAAGCTGCTGGTGTGGATGCTGCTCGACGAGCAGGCACCGGTGTTGACGCCGCTGAAGCAGTGA
- the lpdA gene encoding dihydrolipoyl dehydrogenase: MKQNQTLETTLLVIGGGPGGYVAAIRAGQLGIRTVLVEGASLGGTCLNIGCIPSKALIHAAEEYLKAREFAGKSPLGISVQAPSIDIQRTVEWKDGIVDRLTTGVAALLKKHGVTVVHGWAKVVDGKTVEVDLAEGGSQHIHTEHMLLAAGSKSVELPFLPVGGNVISSTEALAPKALPKRLAVVGGGYIGLELGIAYRKLGVEVTVVEAQARILPTYDEELTKPVANALRKLGIELYLGHSVMGLEPDGNGLRVQDGAGSQRVIETDQVLVAVGRHPNTTGWNLESLSLDMNGRAVKIDEQCKTSMRNVWAIGDIAGEPMLAHRAMAQGEMVAEIIAGKRRAFTPTAIPAVCFTDPEVVVVGLSPEQAKAAGHEVLTASFPFAANGRAMTLESNDGFVRVVARKDNHLILGWQAVGKAVSELSTAFVQSLEMNACLEDIAGTIHAHPTLGEAVQEAALRALGHALHI; the protein is encoded by the coding sequence GTGAAACAGAACCAGACTCTCGAAACCACCCTGCTGGTGATCGGCGGCGGCCCCGGCGGCTACGTCGCGGCGATTCGCGCCGGCCAACTGGGCATCCGCACCGTGCTGGTGGAAGGCGCCTCCCTCGGCGGCACCTGTCTGAACATCGGCTGCATCCCCTCCAAGGCGCTGATCCACGCCGCCGAGGAATACCTCAAGGCCCGCGAGTTCGCCGGCAAGTCGCCGCTGGGCATCAGCGTGCAGGCGCCGAGCATCGACATCCAGCGCACCGTGGAATGGAAGGACGGCATCGTCGACCGCCTGACCACCGGCGTCGCCGCGCTGCTGAAGAAGCACGGCGTCACCGTGGTGCACGGCTGGGCAAAAGTCGTCGACGGCAAGACCGTGGAAGTCGACCTCGCCGAGGGCGGCAGCCAGCACATCCACACCGAACACATGCTGCTGGCGGCCGGCTCGAAGTCCGTGGAGCTGCCGTTCCTGCCGGTTGGCGGCAATGTGATTTCCTCCACCGAGGCCCTGGCGCCCAAGGCGCTGCCCAAGCGCCTGGCGGTGGTTGGCGGCGGCTATATCGGCCTGGAACTGGGCATCGCCTACCGCAAGCTGGGTGTCGAGGTGACTGTAGTGGAAGCGCAAGCGCGCATCCTGCCGACCTATGACGAGGAGCTGACCAAACCGGTGGCCAATGCGCTGCGCAAGCTGGGCATCGAGCTGTACCTGGGCCACAGCGTCATGGGCCTGGAGCCCGATGGCAATGGTCTGCGCGTGCAGGATGGCGCAGGTTCCCAGCGGGTAATCGAGACCGACCAGGTACTGGTCGCCGTCGGCCGCCACCCCAATACCACAGGCTGGAACCTGGAAAGCCTGAGCCTGGACATGAACGGCCGCGCCGTGAAGATCGACGAGCAATGCAAGACGTCCATGCGCAATGTCTGGGCCATCGGCGACATCGCCGGCGAACCCATGCTGGCCCACCGCGCCATGGCCCAGGGCGAGATGGTCGCCGAGATCATCGCCGGCAAGCGCCGCGCCTTCACCCCCACGGCGATCCCGGCGGTGTGCTTCACCGATCCGGAAGTGGTGGTGGTCGGCCTGTCGCCGGAGCAGGCGAAAGCCGCAGGCCATGAGGTGCTGACGGCGAGCTTCCCGTTCGCCGCCAACGGCCGCGCCATGACCCTGGAATCCAACGATGGCTTCGTCCGCGTGGTGGCCCGCAAGGACAACCACCTGATCCTCGGCTGGCAAGCCGTGGGCAAGGCGGTTTCCGAGCTGTCCACGGCCTTCGTGCAGTCGCTGGAAATGAATGCCTGCCTGGAAGACATCGCCGGCACCATCCACGCCCACCCGACCCTGGGCGAGGCGGTGCAGGAAGCGGCGCTGCGCGCGCTGGGGCACGCGCTGCACATCTGA
- a CDS encoding dihydrolipoamide acetyltransferase family protein — protein MGTHIIKMPDIGEGIAEVELVEWHVQVGDEVHEDQLLAEVMTDKATVEIPSPVAGKILALGGVPGQVMAVGGELIRLEVEGHGNLKEAAHPKAHEEAPAQPAAKPAPVAEAPKPAPRAESKPVAPATRPAPTPAPRRAPGEKPLASPAVRQRARDLGVELQFVQGSGPAGRISHEDLEHFLEHGGATIASGYAARHDEHQIPVIGLRRKIAQKMAEAKRRIPHFSYVEEIDVTDLEALRIHLNAKHATARGKLTLLPFIARALVVALRDFPQLNARYDDEADVITRFGAVHLGVATQSDNGLMVPVLRNAESRDLWGNAAEVARLADAARHGKASREELSGSTITLSSLGALGGIVSTPVINLPEVAIVGVNRMVERPMVVNGQIVVRKMMNLSSSFDHRVVDGMDAAAFIQAVRALLEHPATLFID, from the coding sequence ATGGGCACTCACATCATCAAGATGCCGGACATCGGCGAAGGTATCGCCGAAGTCGAGCTGGTGGAGTGGCACGTACAGGTAGGCGATGAGGTCCACGAGGACCAGCTGCTGGCGGAAGTCATGACTGACAAGGCGACGGTGGAGATCCCCTCCCCCGTGGCCGGGAAGATCCTCGCCCTGGGCGGCGTGCCAGGCCAGGTGATGGCCGTCGGCGGCGAGCTGATCCGCCTGGAAGTGGAAGGCCACGGCAACCTCAAGGAAGCCGCGCATCCCAAGGCTCACGAAGAGGCACCAGCCCAGCCGGCCGCCAAGCCCGCCCCGGTAGCCGAAGCGCCCAAGCCCGCGCCCCGCGCCGAGAGCAAGCCGGTGGCCCCTGCCACCCGCCCCGCCCCGACGCCGGCCCCGCGCCGCGCACCGGGCGAGAAGCCGCTGGCCTCGCCGGCAGTGCGCCAGCGCGCCCGCGACCTGGGTGTGGAGTTGCAGTTCGTGCAGGGCAGCGGCCCGGCCGGGCGCATTTCGCATGAGGACCTGGAGCACTTCCTGGAGCACGGCGGCGCCACCATCGCCTCCGGCTATGCCGCGCGCCACGACGAGCACCAGATCCCGGTGATCGGCCTGCGCCGCAAGATCGCGCAGAAGATGGCCGAGGCCAAGCGGCGCATCCCGCACTTCAGCTACGTCGAGGAAATCGACGTCACTGACCTGGAAGCCCTGCGCATCCACCTCAATGCCAAGCACGCCACGGCACGCGGCAAGCTCACCCTGCTGCCGTTCATTGCCCGCGCCCTGGTCGTCGCCCTGCGTGACTTCCCGCAGCTCAACGCGCGCTATGACGACGAGGCCGACGTGATCACCCGCTTCGGCGCGGTGCACCTGGGCGTCGCCACCCAGAGCGACAACGGCCTGATGGTGCCGGTGCTGCGCAATGCCGAATCCCGCGACCTGTGGGGCAACGCCGCGGAAGTGGCGCGCCTCGCCGATGCCGCGCGCCATGGCAAGGCCAGCCGCGAGGAACTCTCCGGCTCGACCATCACCCTGAGCAGCCTCGGCGCCCTGGGCGGCATCGTCAGCACGCCGGTGATCAACCTGCCGGAAGTAGCCATCGTCGGCGTCAACCGCATGGTCGAGCGGCCCATGGTGGTCAACGGGCAGATCGTCGTGCGCAAGATGATGAACCTGTCCTCGTCCTTCGATCACCGGGTGGTCGACGGCATGGACGCGGCGGCCTTCATCCAGGCCGTACGCGCCCTGCTCGAACATCCCGCCACCCTGTTCATCGATTGA
- a CDS encoding alpha-ketoacid dehydrogenase subunit beta encodes MNAVNQQHENAQAVTSMTMIQALRSAMDVMLERDDNVVVFGQDVGYFGGVFRCTEGLQKKYGTSRVFDAPISESGIIGAAVGMGAYGLRPVVEIQFADYVYPATDQLVSEAARIRYRSVNDFTVPMVVRMPCGGGIYGGQTHSQSPEAMFTQVCGLRTVMPSNPYDAKGLLIACIENDDPVIFLEPKRLYNGPFDGHHDRPVTPWSKHPASQVPEGYYSVPLDKAAIARPGNELTVLTYGTTVYVAQTAAEETGIDAEIIDLRSLWPLDLDTIVESVKKTGRCVIVHEATRTCGYGAELMSLVQEHCFHHLEAPIARVTGWDTPYPHAQEWDYFPGPARVGAAFKRAMEV; translated from the coding sequence ATGAATGCCGTGAACCAGCAACACGAGAACGCCCAGGCGGTCACCAGCATGACCATGATCCAGGCGCTGCGCTCGGCCATGGACGTGATGCTCGAACGCGACGACAACGTCGTGGTGTTCGGCCAGGACGTGGGCTACTTCGGCGGTGTGTTCCGCTGCACCGAAGGCCTGCAGAAGAAATACGGCACCTCGCGGGTGTTCGACGCGCCGATCTCCGAGAGCGGCATCATCGGCGCCGCCGTCGGCATGGGCGCCTACGGCTTGCGCCCGGTGGTGGAAATCCAGTTCGCCGACTACGTCTACCCGGCCACCGACCAACTGGTCTCCGAGGCGGCGCGCATCCGCTACCGCTCGGTGAACGACTTCACCGTGCCGATGGTGGTGCGCATGCCCTGCGGCGGTGGCATCTACGGCGGGCAGACCCACAGCCAGAGCCCGGAGGCGATGTTCACCCAGGTCTGCGGCCTGCGTACCGTCATGCCGTCCAACCCGTACGACGCCAAGGGCCTGCTGATCGCCTGCATCGAGAACGACGACCCGGTGATCTTCCTCGAACCCAAGCGCCTGTATAACGGCCCGTTCGACGGCCACCACGACCGCCCGGTGACCCCGTGGTCCAAGCACCCGGCCAGCCAGGTGCCGGAGGGTTACTACAGCGTGCCGCTGGACAAGGCGGCCATCGCCCGTCCGGGTAACGAACTGACCGTGCTGACCTACGGCACCACCGTCTACGTGGCCCAGACCGCCGCCGAGGAAACCGGCATCGATGCCGAGATCATCGACCTGCGCAGCCTCTGGCCGCTGGACCTGGACACCATCGTCGAGTCGGTGAAGAAGACCGGCCGCTGCGTCATCGTCCACGAGGCCACCCGCACCTGCGGCTACGGCGCCGAACTGATGTCGCTGGTCCAGGAGCACTGCTTCCACCACCTCGAAGCCCCCATCGCACGCGTGACCGGCTGGGACACCCCCTACCCGCACGCCCAGGAATGGGACTACTTCCCCGGGCCGGCGCGCGTCGGCGCGGCCTTCAAACGCGCCATGGAGGTCTGA
- a CDS encoding 3-methyl-2-oxobutanoate dehydrogenase (2-methylpropanoyl-transferring) subunit alpha → MTDYAPLRLHVPEPTGRPGCKTDFSYLHLSPAGEVRKPAIDVEPAQTTDLAFSLVRVLDDQGNAVGPWAPELSHEQLLRGMRLMLKTRIFDARMLTAQRQKKMSFYMQCLGEEAIATAHTMALRDGDMTFPTYRQQGILITRDYPLKDMICQLLSNEQDPLKGRQLPIMYSSREKGFFSISGNLATQFIQAVGWGMASAIKGDTKISSAWIGDGATAESDFHTALTFAHVYRAPVILNVVNNQWAISTFQAIAGGEGTTFANRGVGCGIASLRVDGNDFLAVYAASQWAAERARRGHGPSLIEWVTYRAGPHSTSDDPSKYRPADDWTNFPLGDPIARLKQHLIGLGIWSDEQQEALQKELEAEVIAAQKQAERHGSLVDGHVFSAANLFDDVYKDLPEHLRRQRQELGV, encoded by the coding sequence ATGACCGATTACGCTCCGCTCCGCCTGCACGTTCCCGAACCCACCGGACGCCCGGGCTGCAAGACCGACTTCTCCTACCTGCACCTCTCGCCCGCCGGCGAGGTGCGCAAGCCCGCCATTGACGTTGAACCCGCACAGACCACCGACCTGGCCTTCAGCCTGGTACGCGTGCTCGACGACCAGGGCAACGCCGTCGGCCCCTGGGCCCCGGAACTGAGCCACGAGCAGCTGCTGCGCGGCATGCGCCTGATGCTCAAGACGCGCATCTTCGACGCGCGCATGCTCACCGCCCAGCGCCAGAAGAAGATGTCCTTCTACATGCAGTGCCTGGGTGAAGAGGCCATCGCCACCGCCCACACCATGGCCCTGCGCGACGGCGACATGACCTTCCCGACCTACCGTCAGCAAGGCATCCTGATCACCCGCGACTACCCGCTGAAAGACATGATCTGCCAGCTGCTCTCCAACGAGCAGGACCCGCTCAAGGGTCGCCAGCTGCCGATCATGTACTCCAGCCGCGAGAAGGGTTTCTTCTCGATTTCCGGCAACCTCGCCACCCAGTTCATCCAGGCCGTCGGCTGGGGCATGGCCTCGGCGATCAAGGGCGACACCAAGATCTCGTCCGCCTGGATCGGCGACGGTGCCACCGCCGAATCCGACTTCCACACCGCCCTCACCTTCGCCCACGTGTATCGCGCGCCGGTGATCCTCAACGTGGTCAACAACCAGTGGGCGATCTCCACCTTCCAGGCCATCGCCGGCGGTGAAGGCACCACCTTCGCCAACCGTGGCGTGGGTTGCGGCATCGCCTCGCTGCGGGTCGACGGCAACGACTTCCTGGCCGTCTACGCCGCCTCGCAATGGGCCGCCGAGCGCGCCCGTCGTGGTCACGGCCCGAGCCTGATCGAGTGGGTCACCTATCGCGCGGGCCCGCACTCGACCTCGGACGATCCGTCCAAGTACCGCCCGGCGGACGACTGGACCAACTTCCCCCTGGGCGACCCGATCGCCCGCCTGAAGCAGCACCTGATCGGCCTCGGCATCTGGTCCGACGAGCAGCAGGAAGCGCTGCAGAAGGAGCTGGAAGCCGAAGTGATCGCCGCGCAGAAACAGGCCGAACGCCACGGCTCGCTGGTGGACGGCCACGTCTTCAGCGCCGCCAACCTGTTCGACGACGTCTACAAGGACCTGCCGGAACACCTGCGCCGGCAGCGCCAGGAGCTCGGGGTATGA
- a CDS encoding Lrp/AsnC family transcriptional regulator yields the protein MADLDRTDLKILRALADDGRLSWRDLAQKIGLSLTPTLRRVRRLEEEHYIQGYFARLDEERLSGGMSVFVSVSLEKQTGDYLARFEERIVQAPQVMSCFQMTGDADYVLRVVVKDLSAYQLFLTNTLTQIPGVAGIKSAFALKSVMLRSAPPI from the coding sequence ATGGCTGATCTAGACCGCACCGACCTGAAAATCCTCCGCGCCCTGGCTGACGATGGCCGCCTGTCCTGGCGCGACCTCGCGCAGAAGATCGGCCTGTCGCTGACCCCGACCCTGCGCCGGGTGCGCCGCCTGGAGGAAGAGCACTACATCCAGGGCTATTTCGCCCGCCTCGATGAAGAGCGCCTGTCCGGCGGCATGAGCGTGTTCGTCTCGGTGTCCCTGGAAAAGCAGACCGGCGACTACCTCGCGCGGTTCGAGGAACGCATCGTCCAGGCGCCCCAGGTGATGAGCTGCTTCCAGATGACCGGGGATGCGGACTACGTGCTGCGGGTGGTGGTGAAGGACCTGTCGGCCTACCAGCTGTTCCTGACCAATACGCTGACGCAGATTCCGGGGGTGGCGGGGATCAAGTCGGCCTTTGCGTTGAAGTCGGTGATGTTGCGCTCGGCGCCGCCGATTTGA
- a CDS encoding MurR/RpiR family transcriptional regulator: protein MDKTQIDKHIESSFQSLSPTLQRAARFALDHPNEIALESMRTVAAKAKLQPASMLRLARQLGFDSYEDFRQIYRGWLTERDSPFSRRADALRKRSHDDQNTGLIAEMLHTELGNLEETFSAERHAQILAAHALLTNAKHIYVVGLRSLFPAAYYFSYVCGMFLNNTTLLSGIGGSFADELRRIGPDDALVAFSYHPYAQDAQRAVQFSRERGAQVVAITDSPVSPIAAPADVLVVVRNSTPSLFPSVVPALAVSQTLAGLLVANSNEDSLREIANSEAQLKSFQVYIDKA, encoded by the coding sequence ATGGACAAGACACAGATCGACAAGCATATCGAGAGCAGCTTCCAGAGCCTTTCTCCGACCCTGCAGCGCGCAGCGCGCTTCGCCCTCGATCACCCCAATGAAATCGCCCTCGAATCCATGCGCACCGTGGCCGCCAAGGCCAAGTTGCAGCCTGCGTCGATGCTGCGCCTGGCCCGGCAGCTGGGCTTCGACAGCTATGAGGACTTCCGCCAGATATACCGGGGGTGGCTGACCGAGCGCGACTCGCCGTTCTCCCGTCGCGCCGATGCCTTGCGCAAGCGCTCTCACGATGACCAGAACACCGGGCTGATCGCCGAGATGCTGCATACCGAGCTGGGCAACCTGGAGGAAACCTTCAGCGCCGAGCGTCACGCGCAGATACTTGCGGCCCATGCGCTGCTCACCAACGCCAAGCACATCTACGTGGTGGGCCTGCGGAGCCTGTTCCCGGCGGCGTACTACTTCAGTTACGTGTGCGGGATGTTCCTCAATAACACCACGCTGCTGAGCGGTATCGGCGGTTCCTTTGCCGATGAGTTGCGCCGGATCGGTCCGGACGACGCACTGGTCGCTTTCAGCTACCACCCCTATGCACAGGATGCCCAGCGCGCGGTGCAGTTCTCACGCGAGCGCGGTGCGCAGGTCGTTGCCATCACGGACAGCCCGGTGTCGCCCATCGCGGCGCCGGCCGACGTGCTGGTGGTGGTGCGCAATTCCACGCCCTCGCTGTTCCCGTCGGTCGTGCCGGCGTTGGCGGTCTCGCAGACCCTGGCCGGTCTGCTGGTAGCCAACAGCAACGAAGACAGCCTGCGTGAAATCGCCAATAGCGAAGCGCAACTCAAGAGCTTCCAGGTCTACATCGACAAGGCTTGA
- a CDS encoding aspartate aminotransferase family protein → MTHIFHRAPAQPLQVALRGEGCYLFDAHGRRYFDGSGGAAVSCLGHGHPAVIAAIREQMDKLEYAHTSFFTSEPAERLASLLASQSPAELGNVYFLSGGSEAMETALKMARQFHVENGEPQRVQFVSRRQSYHGNTLGALAIGGNLPRRKLYEPLLMPSTQVSPCYPYRYRQAGESDADYVARLVAEFEQCLLELGPERVAAFVAETVVGATSGALEPLPGYLRGMREVCDRYGVLLILDEVMCGIGRTGHYHAFSVEGVVPDLLTLAKGLGGGYQPIGAVMASDRIVDAITRGSGSFQHGHTYIGHPLACAAALAVQREIIEQNLCAQVRQRGEFLRGQLQERFADHPHVGDIRGRGLFQAIELVARRDTAQPFPADRRLHARIKQAAQSRGLICYPSGGTVDGINGDHVLLAPPFISSEEQLQQAVETLAGALDESIAGLR, encoded by the coding sequence ATGACACACATCTTCCATCGCGCTCCCGCCCAGCCGCTGCAGGTCGCCCTGCGCGGTGAAGGCTGCTACCTGTTCGATGCCCACGGTCGTCGCTACTTCGATGGTTCCGGTGGTGCCGCGGTTTCGTGCCTGGGCCACGGCCATCCGGCGGTGATCGCGGCGATCCGCGAACAGATGGACAAGCTGGAATACGCCCATACCAGCTTCTTCACCAGCGAGCCCGCCGAGCGGCTGGCAAGCCTGCTGGCCAGCCAGAGCCCCGCCGAGCTGGGCAATGTGTATTTCCTCTCGGGCGGGTCCGAGGCCATGGAAACCGCGCTGAAGATGGCCCGCCAGTTCCATGTCGAGAATGGCGAACCGCAGCGCGTGCAGTTCGTCTCGCGCCGTCAGAGCTATCACGGCAACACCCTGGGCGCGCTGGCCATCGGCGGCAACCTGCCACGGCGCAAACTCTACGAACCGCTGCTGATGCCCAGCACCCAGGTGTCGCCCTGCTACCCCTACCGCTATCGCCAGGCCGGCGAAAGCGATGCGGACTACGTTGCCCGACTGGTGGCCGAATTCGAGCAGTGCCTGCTGGAACTCGGCCCCGAGCGGGTCGCCGCATTCGTTGCCGAAACCGTGGTGGGCGCGACCTCCGGCGCCCTGGAGCCGCTGCCGGGCTACCTGCGGGGCATGCGCGAAGTGTGCGACCGCTACGGTGTGCTGCTGATCCTCGATGAGGTGATGTGCGGCATCGGCCGTACCGGCCACTACCACGCTTTCAGTGTCGAAGGCGTGGTACCCGACCTGCTGACCCTGGCCAAGGGACTCGGCGGCGGCTACCAGCCCATCGGCGCGGTGATGGCCAGCGACCGCATCGTCGACGCCATCACCCGTGGCAGCGGGAGCTTCCAGCACGGCCACACCTACATTGGCCATCCGTTGGCATGCGCCGCCGCACTGGCGGTACAGCGCGAAATCATCGAACAGAACCTCTGCGCCCAGGTGCGCCAGCGCGGGGAATTCCTCCGTGGCCAGCTGCAGGAACGCTTCGCCGATCATCCACATGTCGGCGACATTCGCGGCCGCGGCCTGTTCCAGGCCATCGAGCTGGTCGCCCGACGCGATACCGCCCAGCCCTTCCCGGCAGATCGACGGCTGCATGCGCGCATCAAGCAGGCAGCCCAGTCGCGCGGTCTGATCTGCTACCCGTCCGGCGGCACCGTCGACGGCATCAACGGCGACCACGTGCTGCTCGCCCCGCCTTTCATCAGCAGTGAGGAGCAGTTGCAGCAGGCCGTGGAGACGCTCGCCGGAGCGCTGGACGAAAGCATCGCCGGCCTCCGCTGA
- a CDS encoding ABC transporter ATP-binding protein, producing the protein MPTLKVNDIHKRYGDHEVLKGVSLVANPGDVITLIGSSGSGKSTFLRCLNLLERPNAGEIIWDGQPLAMKRLHDGSLQVKDGRQLRHLRTQLAMVFQNFNLWAHLTVLDNVIAAPMRVQGLSRAQATEKALSCLRKVHMDPERFARSYPAQLSGGQQQRVAIARALAVDPEMILLDEPTSALDPELVGEVLGVIKGLASEGRTMIMVTHEMGFAREVSSEVIFLHQGRIEEQGPPSRLFQAPRSERLQTFLSGALQRGSSSLACA; encoded by the coding sequence ATGCCGACCCTGAAGGTCAATGACATCCACAAACGCTATGGCGACCACGAAGTGCTCAAGGGCGTCTCGCTGGTGGCCAACCCCGGCGACGTGATCACCCTGATCGGCTCCAGCGGATCGGGCAAGAGCACCTTCCTGCGTTGCCTCAACCTGCTGGAACGGCCGAATGCCGGTGAAATCATCTGGGACGGCCAACCGCTGGCGATGAAACGCCTGCACGACGGCAGCCTGCAAGTCAAAGACGGCCGGCAGCTGCGGCACCTGCGCACACAGTTGGCGATGGTGTTCCAGAACTTCAACCTGTGGGCGCACCTGACCGTGCTCGACAACGTCATCGCCGCGCCGATGCGCGTCCAGGGCCTGAGTCGCGCCCAGGCCACGGAGAAGGCGCTGAGCTGTCTGCGCAAGGTGCACATGGACCCGGAGCGATTCGCCCGCAGCTATCCCGCGCAACTCTCCGGCGGCCAGCAGCAGCGCGTCGCCATCGCCCGCGCCCTGGCCGTGGACCCGGAAATGATCCTGCTCGACGAACCCACCTCGGCGCTGGACCCGGAGTTGGTCGGAGAGGTGCTCGGAGTGATCAAGGGCCTGGCCAGCGAGGGCCGCACCATGATCATGGTGACCCACGAAATGGGCTTCGCCCGCGAGGTCTCCAGCGAGGTGATCTTCCTGCACCAGGGCCGCATCGAGGAACAGGGCCCGCCTTCGCGCCTGTTCCAGGCACCGCGCAGCGAGCGCCTGCAGACCTTCCTCAGCGGTGCCCTGCAACGGGGCAGCAGCAGCCTGGCCTGCGCCTGA
- a CDS encoding ABC transporter permease subunit — translation MNWQLVLDNLQLFLFSDGVRTTGLLLTVQLFLVSLLVGLALAIPLSLLRASGNPWLRAPVWLFTYVMRGTPLLVQIYIIYFGLAEISWIRNGWAWQYLREAYVCAWLALALNTAAYTIEILAGCILKTFHGEIEAARAMGMTRWAQMVHIVLPGAMRRAIPAYSNEVILTLHATALASSITLLDLAGVSRSISMRYASPYEAYIAALLLYAAFTSLIFLLFRFAEHRWLAYLRPRAA, via the coding sequence GTGAACTGGCAACTGGTTCTGGATAACCTGCAACTCTTCCTGTTCAGCGACGGTGTCCGTACCACCGGCCTGCTGCTGACAGTCCAGCTGTTCCTCGTTTCACTGCTGGTCGGGCTGGCGCTGGCGATTCCGCTTTCGCTGCTGCGCGCCTCCGGCAACCCCTGGTTGCGCGCGCCGGTGTGGCTGTTCACCTACGTCATGCGCGGCACGCCACTGCTGGTGCAGATCTACATCATCTACTTCGGCCTGGCGGAAATTTCCTGGATCCGCAATGGCTGGGCCTGGCAGTACCTGCGCGAGGCCTACGTCTGCGCCTGGCTGGCCTTGGCCCTGAACACCGCCGCCTACACCATCGAGATCCTCGCCGGCTGCATCCTCAAGACCTTCCATGGCGAGATCGAGGCAGCACGCGCAATGGGCATGACCCGCTGGGCGCAAATGGTCCACATCGTTCTTCCGGGGGCCATGCGTCGAGCGATTCCGGCCTACAGCAACGAGGTGATCCTGACCCTGCACGCCACCGCATTGGCATCGAGCATCACCCTGCTCGACCTGGCCGGTGTGAGCCGCTCGATCAGCATGCGCTACGCCTCGCCCTACGAGGCCTACATCGCCGCGCTGCTGCTCTATGCGGCGTTCACCAGCCTGATCTTCCTGCTCTTCCGCTTCGCCGAGCACCGCTGGCTCGCCTACCTGCGCCCGCGCGCCGCCTGA